A region of Rhodospirillales bacterium DNA encodes the following proteins:
- a CDS encoding ammonium transporter, giving the protein MTTMNTKRFRDLGLAAAGAGLTAVYALTTLAQTTPPAATPPAAPAAPAAPAAAALKIDTGDTAWMLISTALVLMMTIPGLALFYGGMVRKKNVLATTMQSFAICCLVTVLWMVLGYSLAFTEGNAYFGGLGRFFLAGLKVDGIIDLAKTIPESVFMCFQLTFAIITPALIAGAFAERMKFSALLWFTGLWSLLVYAPIAHGVWGPGGFMGADGWFGKSSMLDFAGGTVVHINAGVAGLVCAYVVGKRRNYGTENMAPHNLVLSLIGASLLWVGWFGFNAGSALGANGNAGMAMAVTQIAAAAAALAWMFAEWVVLKKPSVLGIVSGAVAGLVAITPASGFVDPTAALVIGIVAGVVCFLGATTLKKAMGYDDSLDAFGVHGIGGLVGAVLTGVFAKAAIGGEGKSGLIDGAPGQVLVQIYGSCITMVYCAIVTFVILKIVDVTIGLRADPEHEVEGLDINLHGETVH; this is encoded by the coding sequence ATGACGACGATGAACACGAAACGGTTCCGCGACCTCGGCCTCGCCGCCGCCGGCGCCGGCCTCACGGCCGTCTACGCGCTGACGACGCTGGCGCAGACCACGCCGCCCGCCGCGACCCCGCCGGCGGCGCCCGCCGCCCCGGCCGCGCCGGCGGCCGCGGCCCTCAAGATCGACACCGGCGACACCGCCTGGATGCTGATCTCGACGGCGCTGGTCCTGATGATGACCATCCCCGGCCTGGCGCTGTTCTACGGCGGCATGGTGCGCAAGAAGAACGTGCTCGCGACCACCATGCAGAGCTTCGCCATCTGCTGCCTCGTCACCGTGCTCTGGATGGTGCTCGGCTACAGCCTGGCGTTCACCGAGGGCAACGCCTATTTCGGCGGGCTGGGGCGCTTCTTCCTCGCCGGCCTGAAGGTCGACGGCATCATCGACCTCGCGAAGACCATCCCCGAATCGGTCTTCATGTGCTTCCAGCTCACCTTCGCGATCATCACCCCGGCGCTGATCGCGGGCGCCTTCGCGGAGCGCATGAAGTTCTCGGCCCTGCTGTGGTTCACGGGCCTATGGTCGCTCCTGGTCTACGCGCCGATCGCGCACGGCGTGTGGGGTCCGGGCGGCTTCATGGGCGCCGACGGCTGGTTCGGCAAGTCCTCCATGCTGGACTTCGCGGGCGGCACCGTGGTGCACATCAACGCCGGCGTCGCCGGACTGGTCTGCGCCTACGTGGTCGGCAAGCGCCGCAACTACGGGACCGAGAACATGGCGCCGCACAACCTGGTGCTGTCGTTGATCGGCGCCTCGCTGCTGTGGGTCGGCTGGTTCGGCTTCAACGCCGGCTCGGCGCTCGGCGCCAACGGCAACGCGGGCATGGCCATGGCCGTGACCCAGATCGCCGCCGCCGCCGCGGCGCTGGCGTGGATGTTCGCCGAGTGGGTCGTCCTCAAGAAGCCGTCGGTCCTCGGCATCGTGTCGGGCGCGGTCGCCGGCCTCGTGGCCATCACGCCGGCCTCCGGCTTCGTCGATCCCACGGCGGCGCTGGTCATCGGCATCGTCGCCGGCGTGGTCTGCTTCCTCGGCGCGACGACGCTCAAGAAGGCGATGGGCTACGACGACTCGCTGGACGCCTTCGGCGTGCACGGCATCGGCGGCCTGGTCGGCGCCGTCCTCACCGGCGTGTTCGCCAAGGCGGCGATCGGCGGCGAGGGCAAGTCCGGCCTGATCGACGGCGCGCCGGGCCAGGTGCTCGTCCAGATCTACGGCTCGTGCATCACCATGGTGTACTGCGCGATCGTGACCTTCGTGATCCTCAAGATCGTCGACGTGACCATCGGCCTGCGCGCCGATCCGGAGCACGAGGTCGAGGGTCTCGACATCAACCTGCACGGCGAGACCGTGCACTGA
- a CDS encoding CoA transferase translates to MLPLAGVKVIEFCQVAAGPFCGMLLADLGADVVKIEPPEGDMLRQWPPITDGFSENFASLNREKRSVRLDLKDPAHKKAARALILSADVVVENNRAGVMDRLGLGYESLRGEKPGLVYCSISAFGQTGPRSGEGGFDVTVQAMSGIMSVTGEPDGAPVKCGVPVSDFAAGLYGAFAIAAKLRAVALGEPGGHIDVSMLGASLGIAALQTSEFFGTGNDPKKLGSAHPRNAPYQAFKAADGHFVIAAGNNKLWESVADVVGRRELRDDPRFATTLLRAQHQIALKDLLEIEFAKRPVDHWIAAFEKAGVPHGRINAYSQILADPQVEHMGWVQPMTLPSGAATRTFGFPVKLDGATLPLRRDPPALGADTEAVLREVAARAAE, encoded by the coding sequence ATGCTGCCGCTCGCCGGGGTGAAGGTGATCGAATTCTGCCAGGTCGCGGCCGGGCCGTTCTGCGGCATGCTGCTGGCCGATCTCGGCGCCGACGTGGTCAAGATCGAGCCGCCCGAGGGCGACATGCTGCGGCAATGGCCGCCGATCACTGACGGTTTCAGCGAGAATTTCGCGTCCTTGAACCGCGAGAAGCGCTCCGTGCGCCTCGACCTCAAGGATCCCGCGCACAAGAAGGCGGCGCGGGCGCTGATCCTGTCGGCCGACGTGGTGGTCGAGAACAACCGCGCCGGCGTGATGGACCGTCTCGGCCTCGGCTACGAATCGCTGCGCGGCGAGAAGCCCGGCCTCGTCTACTGCTCGATCTCGGCGTTCGGCCAGACCGGCCCGCGCAGCGGCGAGGGCGGTTTCGACGTCACGGTGCAGGCGATGAGCGGCATCATGAGCGTCACCGGCGAGCCCGACGGCGCGCCGGTGAAGTGCGGCGTGCCGGTGTCGGACTTCGCCGCCGGGCTCTACGGCGCCTTCGCGATCGCCGCCAAGCTGCGCGCCGTGGCGCTGGGGGAACCCGGCGGACACATCGACGTCTCGATGCTCGGCGCCAGCCTCGGCATCGCGGCGCTGCAGACCAGCGAGTTCTTCGGCACCGGCAACGATCCCAAGAAGCTCGGCTCGGCCCACCCGCGCAACGCGCCCTACCAGGCGTTCAAGGCGGCGGACGGGCATTTCGTCATCGCCGCCGGCAACAACAAACTGTGGGAATCGGTCGCCGATGTCGTCGGCCGCCGCGAATTGCGCGACGATCCGCGCTTCGCGACCACGCTGCTGCGCGCGCAACACCAGATCGCGCTCAAGGACCTGCTTGAGATCGAGTTCGCGAAGCGGCCGGTCGACCACTGGATCGCGGCGTTCGAGAAGGCCGGCGTGCCGCACGGCCGCATCAACGCCTACTCGCAGATCCTCGCCGATCCGCAGGTCGAGCACATGGGGTGGGTGCAGCCGATGACGCTGCCGTCGGGCGCCGCGACGCGGACCTTCGGCTTCCCGGTCAAGCTCGACGGCGCGACGCTGCCGCTGCGCCGCGACCCGCCGGCGCTGGGCGCCGACACCGAGGCGGTGCTGCGCGAGGTCGCGGCGCGCGCGGCGGAATAA
- a CDS encoding P-II family nitrogen regulator, translating into MKLIIAIIKPFKLEEVREALTGMGVQGLTVSEVKGYGRQKGQTEIYRGAEYAVNFLPKVKIEAVLEDAQVDRAVEAIQKAAATGKIGDGKVFVLDVAHAVRIRTGETGNEAL; encoded by the coding sequence ATGAAACTGATCATCGCGATCATCAAGCCTTTCAAACTCGAGGAAGTGCGCGAAGCGCTGACCGGCATGGGCGTCCAGGGCCTGACGGTCTCGGAGGTCAAGGGCTACGGCCGCCAGAAGGGCCAGACGGAGATCTACCGCGGCGCCGAGTACGCCGTGAACTTCCTTCCCAAGGTGAAGATCGAGGCGGTGCTGGAAGACGCCCAGGTCGACCGCGCGGTCGAGGCGATCCAGAAGGCGGCCGCCACGGGCAAGATCGGCGACGGCAAGGTGTTCGTGCTCGACGTCGCGCACGCCGTGCGCATCCGCACCGGCGAGACCGGCAACGAGGCGCTGTGA
- a CDS encoding glutathione S-transferase family protein: MKLHTSIGPNPRVVHMFMKEKGIELPLVQIDIRGGDNRKEPYLKVNPAGQSPALELDDGTVITEITAICEYLDDVTKSGPSLIGSNPKERAETHMWVRRIDLNILEPMANGFRYSEGIKMFESRMRCLPEAAAGLKAIAQDKLKWLDGLMAGKTWIAGDRFTLADVLLFVFLEFGKSVGQPINPEFKNIAAWHERVKARPSAA, encoded by the coding sequence ATGAAGCTGCACACCTCGATCGGCCCCAATCCGCGCGTCGTGCACATGTTCATGAAGGAAAAGGGCATCGAGCTGCCGCTGGTGCAGATCGACATCCGTGGCGGCGACAACCGCAAGGAGCCCTATCTGAAGGTCAACCCGGCCGGCCAGAGCCCGGCGCTGGAGCTCGACGACGGCACGGTCATCACCGAGATCACCGCGATCTGCGAGTACCTCGACGACGTCACCAAGTCCGGTCCGTCGCTTATCGGATCGAATCCCAAGGAGCGCGCCGAGACGCACATGTGGGTGCGCCGTATCGATCTGAACATCCTCGAGCCGATGGCCAACGGCTTCCGCTACAGCGAGGGCATCAAGATGTTCGAGAGCCGGATGCGCTGCCTGCCGGAGGCCGCCGCCGGGCTGAAGGCGATCGCCCAGGACAAGCTGAAATGGCTCGACGGGCTGATGGCCGGCAAGACCTGGATCGCCGGCGACCGCTTCACCCTGGCCGACGTGCTGCTGTTCGTGTTCCTCGAGTTCGGCAAGAGCGTCGGACAGCCGATCAATCCGGAGTTCAAGAACATCGCCGCCTGGCACGAGCGCGTGAAGGCGCGGCCGAGCGCCGCCTGA
- a CDS encoding amidase has product MDDDLLFLPAVDAASLIRRRRLSPAEYMTAVLDAAARSQPRINAFVTIDRDRALAGARAAEAAVASGGPLGPLHGLPVSVKDLIDVAGMRTTHGSRIYADNVATADGVTPARLTAAGAIVFGKTTTPEFGHKGLTDSPLQGTTRNPWSTDRTSGGSSGGAAASIAAGIGPLAVGTDGAGSVRGPAATCGIVGLKPTLGAVPMETASDVFANNSYAGPMTRTVGDAALMFASMVGPDDRDPWTFNARLAPVSPLLQAEGLKGVRVGYIERMANRLLDREVRANTEASLRALESLGAEIEPVTEAVDWIEHEGRVLYQSAIAARMKPQMARWRSEMDPSMVAFADWGEGFSMHDVRNAEYARTGLFQRVQGLLRRFDFLVSPTTARTALDAGFDATAEVVIENERCGLTRQSWTAYQYPFNLTGHPAISVPSGFASDGLPTGLQIIGRWWHDLDVLRVAALFERARPWAHRRPPAA; this is encoded by the coding sequence GTGGACGACGATCTGCTGTTCCTCCCGGCCGTCGACGCGGCCAGCCTGATCCGCCGGCGCCGCCTGTCGCCGGCGGAATACATGACGGCGGTGCTCGACGCGGCGGCGCGCTCGCAGCCGCGCATCAACGCGTTCGTGACGATCGACCGCGACCGGGCGCTGGCCGGCGCCCGCGCCGCCGAGGCCGCGGTGGCGTCCGGCGGCCCGCTGGGTCCGCTGCACGGCCTGCCGGTCAGCGTGAAGGACCTGATCGACGTCGCGGGCATGCGCACGACCCATGGCTCGCGCATCTACGCCGACAACGTCGCGACGGCCGACGGCGTGACGCCGGCCCGTCTGACCGCCGCCGGCGCCATCGTGTTCGGCAAGACGACGACGCCGGAGTTCGGCCACAAGGGCCTGACCGACAGCCCGTTGCAGGGCACGACGCGCAATCCGTGGTCGACCGACCGGACCTCGGGTGGATCGAGCGGCGGCGCCGCGGCGTCGATCGCAGCCGGCATCGGCCCGCTGGCGGTCGGCACGGACGGCGCCGGCTCGGTGCGCGGCCCGGCGGCGACCTGCGGCATCGTCGGGCTGAAGCCGACGCTGGGCGCCGTGCCGATGGAGACGGCGTCGGACGTGTTCGCCAACAACAGCTACGCCGGTCCGATGACGCGCACGGTCGGCGACGCCGCTCTGATGTTCGCCTCGATGGTCGGGCCCGACGACCGCGATCCCTGGACCTTCAACGCCCGGCTGGCGCCCGTCTCGCCGCTACTCCAGGCCGAGGGGTTGAAGGGCGTGCGCGTCGGCTACATCGAGCGCATGGCCAACCGCCTGCTCGACCGCGAGGTGCGCGCCAACACCGAGGCGTCGCTGCGCGCGCTGGAATCGCTGGGCGCCGAGATCGAGCCGGTGACCGAGGCGGTCGACTGGATCGAACACGAGGGCCGCGTCCTCTACCAGAGCGCCATCGCCGCCAGGATGAAGCCGCAGATGGCGCGCTGGCGGTCGGAGATGGATCCGTCGATGGTCGCCTTCGCCGACTGGGGCGAGGGCTTCTCGATGCACGACGTGCGCAACGCGGAGTACGCGCGCACCGGCCTGTTCCAGCGCGTGCAGGGCCTGCTGCGGCGCTTCGACTTCCTCGTCTCGCCGACCACGGCACGCACCGCGCTCGACGCCGGTTTCGACGCCACCGCCGAGGTGGTGATCGAGAACGAGCGCTGCGGGCTGACGCGCCAGAGCTGGACCGCCTACCAGTACCCGTTCAACCTCACCGGCCATCCCGCGATCTCCGTGCCGTCCGGCTTCGCGTCCGACGGGCTGCCGACCGGGCTGCAGATCATCGGCCGCTGGTGGCACGACCTCGACGTGCTGCGCGTCGCCGCGTTGTTCGAGCGCGCCCGGCCGTGGGCCCACCGCCGCCCGCCCGCCGCCTGA
- a CDS encoding CoA transferase, with protein MTKPFAGIRILDFTRVLAGPYGTYQFALLGADVVKIESRDGDDMRRGGPDKKLADRGLSPGWQAVNAGKRSVTLDLKKPEAVEIVKKLAATADVVWENFRPGVMDGLGIGYAALSAVNPRLIYCAVSGFGQTGPERGAAAFDGMIQAMSGLMSITGHPETGPTRAGFPACDVTAGATAAFGVATALFQRTHTGRGQLVDVAMLDSMLAFLGTVVAEWTVGKSKPRQAGNLSVTRKPTGDMFPTAEGYIVLAVMTDKQFDSLMREIGRPDAVDDPRFKDWDSRIANAGPLRAIIVEAMAKDTAANWAERLRKADAPCGKVYGLDEILAHPQLGHRDVLQGYDGADGRVTLAGNGFKLAHGGGTIERPPALLGQHTDEILREAGYDAAGVARLRAQRVV; from the coding sequence GTGACCAAACCGTTCGCCGGCATCCGCATCCTCGACTTCACGCGCGTGCTGGCGGGGCCCTACGGCACCTACCAGTTCGCCCTGCTCGGCGCCGACGTGGTCAAGATCGAGTCGCGCGACGGCGACGACATGCGCCGCGGCGGGCCCGACAAGAAGCTGGCCGACCGCGGCCTGTCGCCAGGGTGGCAGGCGGTCAACGCCGGCAAGCGCAGCGTCACGCTCGACCTGAAGAAGCCGGAGGCGGTCGAGATCGTGAAGAAGCTCGCCGCCACCGCCGACGTGGTGTGGGAGAATTTCCGGCCCGGCGTGATGGACGGCCTGGGCATCGGCTACGCGGCGCTGTCGGCGGTCAATCCGCGGCTGATCTACTGCGCGGTGTCGGGCTTCGGCCAGACCGGGCCGGAGCGCGGCGCGGCGGCGTTCGACGGCATGATCCAGGCGATGTCCGGGCTGATGTCGATCACCGGCCATCCCGAGACCGGCCCGACGCGCGCCGGCTTCCCGGCATGCGACGTGACCGCCGGCGCGACGGCGGCGTTCGGCGTCGCCACGGCGCTGTTCCAGCGCACCCACACCGGACGCGGCCAGCTGGTCGACGTCGCGATGCTGGACTCGATGCTGGCGTTCCTCGGCACCGTGGTGGCGGAGTGGACGGTCGGCAAGTCGAAGCCTCGGCAGGCCGGCAACCTCTCGGTCACGCGCAAGCCCACGGGCGACATGTTCCCGACCGCCGAGGGATACATCGTGCTGGCGGTCATGACCGACAAGCAGTTCGACAGCCTGATGCGCGAGATCGGCCGGCCCGACGCGGTCGACGATCCGCGCTTCAAGGACTGGGACTCGCGCATCGCCAACGCCGGACCGCTGCGCGCGATCATCGTCGAGGCGATGGCCAAGGACACGGCCGCGAACTGGGCGGAGCGGTTGCGCAAGGCCGACGCGCCGTGCGGCAAGGTCTACGGACTCGACGAGATCCTGGCGCATCCGCAGCTCGGGCACCGCGACGTTCTGCAGGGCTACGACGGCGCGGACGGACGCGTCACGCTGGCCGGCAACGGCTTCAAGCTGGCGCATGGCGGCGGCACGATCGAGCGGCCGCCGGCGCTGCTCGGACAGCACACCGACGAGATCCTGCGCGAGGCCGGCTACGACGCCGCCGGCGTGGCGCGCCTGCGCGCGCAGCGCGTGGTGTGA
- a CDS encoding tripartite tricarboxylate transporter substrate binding protein, translated as MDGYRGGAGTRRKFLASAGAALAAPTVVPGAVRAQAKWKPEKPITVYNPLAAGGVCDVHLRFLAERVSKALGQQVIVDVKAGAGATLAAAQMVNVKPDGHTIACMTINSLRYPHYQQANWHPLRDFSYITGLSEFTFGVVVKANSPWQTIEDLIAAGKKEPEKYNYGTSGIGGTGHLLTIEIEQASGAKFTHVPYKGGAEFVPALLGEHIHFVPDGAQWAPFVDSGQLRLLAMATPVRLPKYPDKPTLVERGINAIAVSPYGLVGPKDLPRAAIETLHEVYTEAMADPAHQPLLDKFIQVPWRKTPAEYRAFAEKYYTDVKPLLIKSGLAKA; from the coding sequence ATGGATGGATATCGTGGCGGCGCGGGGACGCGCCGGAAGTTTCTGGCCTCCGCCGGCGCGGCGCTCGCCGCGCCGACTGTGGTGCCCGGCGCGGTCCGGGCGCAGGCGAAGTGGAAGCCCGAGAAGCCGATCACCGTCTACAATCCTCTGGCGGCGGGCGGCGTGTGCGACGTGCATCTGCGCTTCCTCGCCGAGCGCGTGTCGAAGGCGCTGGGCCAGCAGGTCATCGTCGACGTCAAGGCGGGCGCCGGCGCGACGCTGGCGGCGGCGCAGATGGTCAACGTCAAGCCCGACGGCCACACCATCGCCTGCATGACGATCAACAGCCTGCGCTATCCGCACTACCAGCAGGCCAACTGGCATCCGCTGCGCGACTTCAGCTACATCACCGGGTTGTCGGAGTTCACCTTCGGCGTGGTGGTCAAGGCGAACTCGCCCTGGCAGACGATCGAGGACCTGATCGCGGCCGGCAAGAAGGAGCCGGAGAAGTACAACTACGGCACGTCGGGCATCGGCGGCACGGGCCACCTGCTGACGATCGAGATCGAGCAGGCCAGCGGCGCGAAGTTCACCCACGTCCCGTACAAGGGCGGCGCCGAGTTCGTGCCGGCGCTGCTGGGCGAGCACATCCATTTCGTGCCCGACGGCGCGCAGTGGGCGCCGTTCGTCGATAGCGGGCAGCTGCGCCTGCTGGCGATGGCGACGCCGGTGCGGCTCCCGAAGTACCCCGACAAGCCGACGCTGGTCGAGCGTGGCATCAATGCCATCGCCGTCAGCCCCTACGGGCTCGTCGGCCCGAAGGACCTGCCGCGCGCGGCGATCGAGACGCTGCACGAGGTCTACACGGAGGCCATGGCCGATCCCGCCCACCAGCCGCTGCTCGACAAGTTCATCCAGGTGCCGTGGCGCAAGACGCCGGCGGAGTACCGCGCCTTCGCGGAGAAATACTACACCGACGTCAAGCCGCTGCTGATCAAGTCGGGACTGGCGAAGGCGTAG
- a CDS encoding amidohydrolase, with amino-acid sequence MRRPLRALAFGAALAVAAAAPAGAEPLAARIDARVDAVEAKVIAWRRDIHEHPELGFQEVRTAGIVAAHLKALGYEVRTGVGVTGVVALLKGGKPGPVVALRADMDALPVKEEVDLPFASKVTASWGGRTVGVMHACGHDAHVAILMGVAEVLASIREDLPGTVKLLFQPAEEGAPGSRGGAVAMVADCAMRDPRPDPIFGLHVTSGLRVGQIALKPAGLLASSDALRIEVIGRQTHGALPWHGVDPIVVSAQIVMALQTIPSRMIDVTKSPVVVTIGSIQGGNRGNIIPDDVVMVGTLRAHDEEIRGQLADKVRSVAEGIAAAAGARARVSVRRGYPVTFNDPALTAWAQDSLRRSAGAAEILEARPVMGSEDFSVLAKESPGVFFLLGITPADKRPGVTGMGGAAPNHSPRFFVDEAGLKPGVRALSHLAVDFLSRAAQR; translated from the coding sequence ATGCGCCGCCCTCTGCGGGCGCTGGCGTTCGGCGCCGCGCTGGCCGTCGCCGCCGCCGCCCCGGCTGGCGCCGAGCCGCTTGCTGCGCGGATCGACGCCCGCGTCGACGCGGTCGAGGCCAAGGTGATCGCCTGGCGGCGCGACATCCACGAGCATCCCGAACTCGGCTTCCAGGAGGTGCGCACCGCCGGCATCGTCGCGGCGCACCTCAAGGCGCTGGGTTACGAGGTCCGCACCGGCGTCGGCGTCACCGGCGTGGTGGCGCTGCTCAAGGGAGGCAAGCCCGGTCCGGTCGTGGCGCTGCGCGCCGACATGGACGCGCTGCCGGTCAAGGAGGAGGTCGATCTTCCGTTCGCGTCGAAGGTCACGGCGAGCTGGGGCGGCCGCACCGTCGGCGTCATGCACGCCTGCGGCCACGACGCGCACGTGGCCATCCTGATGGGCGTCGCCGAGGTGCTGGCGTCGATCCGCGAGGACCTGCCGGGCACCGTCAAGCTGCTGTTCCAGCCGGCGGAGGAGGGCGCGCCGGGCAGCCGCGGCGGCGCGGTGGCGATGGTCGCCGACTGCGCGATGCGCGACCCCCGGCCCGACCCCATATTCGGTCTGCACGTCACGTCGGGACTGCGGGTGGGCCAGATCGCGCTGAAGCCGGCGGGGCTGCTCGCCAGCTCCGACGCGCTCCGCATCGAGGTCATCGGCCGTCAGACGCACGGCGCGCTGCCGTGGCACGGCGTCGATCCGATCGTGGTGTCGGCCCAGATCGTGATGGCCTTGCAGACCATCCCGAGCCGCATGATCGACGTCACGAAGTCCCCGGTCGTCGTGACGATCGGCAGCATCCAGGGCGGCAACCGCGGCAACATCATCCCCGACGACGTCGTCATGGTCGGCACGCTGCGCGCCCACGACGAGGAGATCCGCGGGCAGTTGGCGGACAAGGTGAGGTCGGTCGCCGAGGGGATCGCGGCGGCCGCCGGCGCCAGGGCCCGGGTGTCGGTGCGGCGCGGCTATCCCGTGACTTTCAACGATCCGGCGCTGACGGCGTGGGCGCAGGACAGTCTGCGGCGCTCCGCCGGAGCCGCCGAGATCCTCGAGGCGCGGCCGGTCATGGGGTCCGAGGACTTCTCGGTCCTCGCCAAGGAGTCGCCGGGCGTGTTCTTCCTGCTGGGGATCACGCCGGCCGACAAGCGGCCGGGCGTCACCGGAATGGGCGGCGCGGCGCCGAACCACTCGCCGCGCTTCTTCGTCGACGAGGCCGGTCTCAAGCCCGGCGTCCGGGCGCTCAGCCATCTCGCGGTCGATTTCCTGTCGCGCGCTGCGCAGCGTTGA
- a CDS encoding tripartite tricarboxylate transporter substrate binding protein gives MRSDRPSPLTRRHLFAAGAALAAPTILPAGARAQAAWKPERPVTLYNPFAAGGSTDVHMRFLAEKAGKVLGQQVIVDVKPGAAGTLAAATMAPMKPDGHAIACMSINSLRYPHYQQAAWHPLRDFTYIIGVSAYTIGVVVRADSPWKTIEDLIAAGKKEPEKFNYGTSGIGGTGHLMMIEIEQSTGAKFTHIPYKGGAEWMQAMLGGHIQFIPDASQWAPFVDNGQVRILAMATEKRFPKYPDAPTLVERGINVVAHSPYGLVGPKDMPANVVQGLHDAFKAAMDDPAHQQLLDRVIQATWYKTPAEYRAFAEKYYVDVKPMLVKAGLAKG, from the coding sequence ATGCGTAGCGACCGTCCCTCGCCGCTCACCCGCCGCCACTTGTTCGCCGCCGGCGCCGCCCTGGCAGCGCCGACGATCCTGCCCGCGGGCGCGCGGGCGCAGGCGGCGTGGAAGCCGGAGCGGCCCGTGACGCTCTACAATCCGTTCGCCGCCGGCGGCTCGACCGACGTGCACATGCGCTTCCTGGCCGAGAAGGCCGGCAAGGTGCTGGGCCAGCAGGTGATCGTCGACGTGAAGCCCGGCGCCGCCGGCACGCTGGCGGCCGCGACCATGGCGCCGATGAAGCCGGACGGCCACGCCATCGCCTGCATGAGCATCAACAGCCTGCGCTATCCGCACTACCAGCAGGCGGCGTGGCATCCGCTGCGCGACTTCACCTACATCATCGGGGTGTCCGCCTACACGATCGGCGTGGTGGTGCGCGCCGACTCGCCGTGGAAGACGATCGAGGACCTGATCGCGGCCGGCAAGAAGGAGCCGGAGAAGTTCAACTACGGCACGTCCGGCATCGGCGGCACCGGCCACCTGATGATGATCGAGATCGAGCAGTCGACCGGCGCCAAGTTCACGCACATCCCCTACAAGGGCGGCGCGGAGTGGATGCAGGCGATGCTGGGCGGGCACATCCAGTTCATCCCCGACGCCTCGCAATGGGCGCCGTTCGTCGACAACGGCCAGGTGCGCATCCTGGCGATGGCGACCGAGAAGCGCTTTCCCAAGTACCCCGACGCGCCGACCCTGGTCGAGCGCGGCATCAACGTCGTGGCGCACAGCCCCTACGGGCTGGTCGGACCGAAGGACATGCCGGCCAACGTCGTGCAGGGCCTTCACGACGCGTTCAAGGCGGCGATGGACGACCCCGCCCATCAGCAGCTGCTGGACCGCGTCATCCAGGCCACCTGGTACAAGACCCCGGCCGAGTACCGCGCCTTCGCCGAGAAATACTATGTCGACGTCAAGCCGATGCTGGTGAAGGCCGGTCTGGCGAAGGGTTGA
- a CDS encoding P-II family nitrogen regulator: protein MKLVIAVIKPFKLDEVREALTAVGVQGLTVTEVKGFGRQKGQTEIYRGAEYAVSFLPKVKIEIVVADGLVEQVVETIRKTASTGKIGDGKIFVLAVSQAVRIRTGETGGDAL from the coding sequence ATGAAGCTGGTGATCGCGGTCATCAAGCCCTTCAAGCTGGACGAGGTGCGCGAGGCGCTCACCGCGGTCGGCGTGCAGGGCTTGACGGTGACCGAAGTGAAGGGTTTCGGCCGCCAGAAGGGCCAGACCGAGATCTACCGCGGCGCCGAGTACGCCGTGAGTTTCTTGCCCAAGGTGAAGATCGAGATCGTCGTGGCCGACGGACTGGTCGAGCAGGTCGTCGAGACGATCCGCAAGACGGCCAGCACCGGCAAGATCGGCGACGGCAAGATCTTCGTGCTCGCGGTCTCGCAGGCGGTTCGCATCCGCACCGGCGAGACCGGCGGCGACGCGCTCTGA